Proteins from one Atribacterota bacterium genomic window:
- a CDS encoding glycosyl transferase produces the protein MKEKRLGEILIEKGLITQKQLEEALAIQKESKALLGEILVSHGFLSPFKLYQALAEKEDLMYLGEELSRLIQMVDPNVLPLFASSDLVRFKFFPLRYENHSLEIVTPSPQSTALQTFLREKFPQIECKASLVTPYELDQLIYTFFRQEFLQEATTGLFFRSP, from the coding sequence ATGAAGGAAAAACGCTTAGGTGAAATCCTGATTGAAAAAGGGCTGATCACCCAAAAGCAATTGGAGGAAGCCTTAGCCATTCAAAAAGAAAGCAAGGCGCTCCTGGGAGAGATTCTGGTTTCGCATGGTTTTCTCTCCCCTTTCAAGCTCTATCAGGCTCTGGCAGAAAAAGAAGACCTGATGTACTTGGGAGAAGAACTATCCAGGCTCATCCAGATGGTTGACCCAAATGTGCTTCCTCTCTTTGCTTCTTCTGACCTGGTGCGCTTTAAATTTTTTCCCCTTCGCTATGAAAATCACTCCCTGGAAATTGTCACCCCCTCCCCACAAAGTACGGCTTTACAGACCTTTCTTCGGGAAAAATTTCCCCAAATCGAATGCAAAGCGAGCCTCGTCACCCCTTATGAACTCGACCAGCTCATTTACACCTTTTTTCGACAAGAATTCCTTCAGGAAGCAACCACCGGTCTTTTCTTCCGTTCTCCAGA